The following proteins are encoded in a genomic region of Fundidesulfovibrio soli:
- the ftsH gene encoding ATP-dependent zinc metalloprotease FtsH: MNNLTKNLGIWAVICLVMIVLFNLLNQQPPQSSKLAYSEFLKKATSGQIEAVKIQGHRIEGITTDNQRFATYSPNDPTLVQTLIANKVQVRAEPEEESPWYVSLMVSWFPMLLLIGVWIFFMRQMQGGGGKAMSFGRSRARLINQDTQRVTFQDVAGVDEAKEELNEIVQFLSDPKKFTRLGGRIPKGVLLVGSPGTGKTLLARAVAGEAGVPFFSISGSDFVEMFVGVGAARVRDLFVQGKKNAPCLIFIDEIDAVGRQRGAGLGGGHDEREQTLNQLLVEMDGFESNEGVILIAATNRPDVLDPALLRPGRFDRQVVVPSPDLRGRKRILEVHTRRTPIDSSVDLEVLAKGTPGFSGADLENLVNEAALSAAKLNRDRVTMDDFEMAKDKVLMGKERRSLILSDEEKRNTAYHEAGHALVGKLLEGTDPVHKVSIIPRGRALGVTIYLPEDDRHTYTKNFLLDRIVMLLGGRVAEEVVLGHMTTGAGNDIERATDTARKMVCKWGMSEKLGPLSYGEKDEEIFLGRELMHHKNFSEDTSRQIDAEVRSIVEGCHSRAKELLTANIEYLHAIAKALLDRETISGADIDLLLKNQELPPLEPTAKAEPEKADAKPEASSAQADSGQAAKAGGEAGQEEAQESEKKPSGND, encoded by the coding sequence TTGAATAATCTTACGAAGAATTTGGGTATTTGGGCGGTCATTTGCCTGGTTATGATCGTCCTGTTCAATCTTCTCAACCAGCAGCCCCCCCAGTCCAGCAAGCTGGCCTATTCGGAGTTCCTGAAGAAGGCCACCTCGGGCCAGATCGAGGCCGTCAAGATCCAGGGGCACCGCATCGAGGGCATCACCACCGACAACCAGCGCTTCGCCACCTATTCGCCCAACGACCCCACCCTGGTGCAGACGCTCATCGCCAACAAGGTCCAGGTGCGCGCCGAACCCGAGGAGGAGTCCCCCTGGTACGTCTCGCTGATGGTCTCCTGGTTCCCCATGCTCCTGCTGATCGGCGTGTGGATCTTCTTCATGCGCCAGATGCAGGGCGGCGGAGGCAAGGCCATGTCCTTCGGGCGCTCGCGGGCGCGGCTCATCAACCAGGACACCCAGCGCGTCACTTTCCAGGACGTGGCCGGTGTTGACGAGGCCAAGGAGGAACTCAACGAGATCGTGCAGTTCCTCTCCGACCCCAAGAAGTTCACCCGCCTGGGCGGGCGCATCCCCAAGGGCGTGCTGCTCGTGGGCTCGCCCGGCACCGGCAAGACCCTGCTTGCCCGCGCCGTTGCGGGCGAGGCGGGCGTGCCCTTCTTCTCCATCTCCGGCTCCGACTTCGTGGAGATGTTCGTGGGCGTGGGCGCGGCCCGCGTGCGCGACCTGTTCGTGCAGGGCAAGAAGAACGCCCCCTGCCTGATCTTCATCGACGAGATCGACGCCGTGGGCCGTCAGCGCGGCGCCGGCCTGGGCGGCGGTCACGACGAACGCGAGCAGACGCTCAACCAGCTCCTGGTGGAGATGGACGGCTTCGAATCCAATGAAGGCGTCATCCTCATCGCGGCCACCAACCGCCCCGACGTGCTGGACCCGGCGCTCCTGCGCCCCGGCCGTTTCGACCGCCAGGTCGTGGTCCCCTCGCCGGACCTGCGCGGCCGCAAGCGCATCCTGGAAGTGCACACCCGGCGCACCCCCATCGACAGCTCCGTGGACCTGGAAGTGCTGGCCAAGGGAACGCCCGGCTTCTCCGGCGCGGACCTGGAGAACCTGGTCAACGAGGCGGCCCTCTCCGCGGCCAAGCTCAACCGCGACCGCGTGACCATGGACGATTTCGAGATGGCCAAGGACAAGGTGCTCATGGGCAAGGAGCGGCGCAGCCTGATCCTCTCCGACGAGGAGAAGCGCAACACCGCCTACCACGAGGCCGGGCACGCCCTGGTGGGCAAGCTTCTGGAAGGCACCGACCCGGTGCACAAGGTTTCCATCATCCCGCGCGGCCGGGCCCTGGGCGTGACCATCTACCTCCCCGAGGACGACCGGCACACCTACACCAAGAACTTCCTGCTGGACAGGATCGTCATGCTCCTGGGCGGGCGCGTGGCCGAGGAGGTCGTACTGGGCCATATGACCACGGGTGCGGGCAACGATATCGAACGCGCCACCGACACGGCCCGCAAGATGGTCTGCAAGTGGGGCATGAGCGAGAAGCTCGGCCCCCTCTCCTACGGCGAGAAGGACGAGGAGATCTTCCTGGGCCGCGAGCTCATGCACCACAAGAACTTCTCCGAGGACACCTCCCGCCAGATAGACGCCGAGGTCCGTTCCATCGTGGAGGGCTGCCACTCCCGGGCCAAGGAACTGCTCACGGCCAACATCGAGTACCTGCACGCCATCGCCAAGGCGCTCCTGGATCGGGAGACCATCAGCGGGGCCGACATCGACCTGCTGCTCAAGAACCAGGAACTGCCCCCCCTGGAGCCCACGGCCAAAGCCGAGCCCGAAAAGGCCGATGCAAAGCCCGAGGCTTCCTCCGCTCAGGCGGATTCCGGACAGGCTGCCAAGGCTGGCGGCGAGGCCGGACAGGAAGAGGCCCAGGAATCCGAGAAGAAACCCTCCGGGAACGACTGA
- the argH gene encoding argininosuccinate lyase has protein sequence MSASSKPWGGRFAEPTSKIVERYTGSVRYDKALYAQDVAGSKAHARMLAKQGVISAAEAAQIVEGLDAILKDIESGAFVWKDELEDVHMNIEARLTEMIGDAGRKLHTGRSRNDQVCLDFRLFVSARLEVWSELLAALIGVLADRAAEHTRTILPGYTHMQPAQPVSLGHHLMAYAWMFKRDFERCRDALKRSAVSPLGAAALAGTTFPLDPAAVAGELGLNGTFNNSLDAVSDRDFALEALFTGSTAMMHLSRLCEELIIWSNPNFGYVALPDAYATGSSIMPQKKNPDVAELMRGKTGRVYGALFNLMTLMKGLPLAYNRDMQEDKEPFFDADRTVSDSLAIMAEMMKVMGFRPERMRQALKLGFLNATELADYLAAKGVPFREAHHVAGSAVALAERKGCGLEDLTLADLQGLSAAIGPDVAEILTYEAAMNRRNTHGGTSPARVEDQIAAMRAWLAETAG, from the coding sequence ATGTCCGCATCGTCCAAGCCCTGGGGCGGCCGCTTCGCCGAACCCACCTCCAAGATAGTTGAGCGCTACACAGGCTCCGTCCGCTACGACAAGGCCCTCTACGCCCAGGACGTGGCTGGCTCCAAGGCTCACGCCCGCATGCTGGCCAAGCAGGGCGTCATCAGCGCCGCCGAGGCCGCGCAGATCGTTGAAGGCCTGGACGCCATCCTCAAGGACATCGAGTCCGGCGCGTTCGTCTGGAAGGACGAGCTTGAGGACGTGCACATGAACATCGAGGCCCGGCTCACCGAGATGATCGGCGACGCGGGCCGCAAGCTGCACACCGGGCGCAGCCGCAACGACCAGGTCTGCCTGGACTTCCGGCTCTTCGTCAGCGCCCGGCTGGAGGTCTGGTCCGAGCTGCTGGCCGCGCTGATCGGCGTGCTGGCGGACCGCGCCGCCGAGCACACGCGGACCATCCTGCCGGGCTACACCCACATGCAGCCCGCCCAGCCCGTGAGCCTGGGGCACCACCTGATGGCCTACGCCTGGATGTTCAAGCGCGACTTCGAGCGCTGCCGCGACGCCCTGAAGCGCTCCGCCGTGTCGCCCCTGGGTGCGGCGGCCCTGGCGGGCACCACCTTCCCGCTGGACCCCGCGGCCGTGGCCGGGGAGCTGGGCCTGAACGGCACCTTCAACAACAGCCTGGACGCCGTGTCGGACCGGGATTTCGCCCTTGAGGCCCTCTTCACGGGCTCCACGGCCATGATGCACCTCTCGCGCCTCTGCGAGGAGCTCATCATCTGGTCCAACCCCAATTTCGGCTACGTGGCCCTGCCGGACGCCTACGCCACCGGCTCCTCCATCATGCCCCAGAAGAAGAACCCGGACGTGGCCGAGCTCATGCGCGGCAAGACGGGCAGGGTCTACGGCGCGCTCTTCAACCTGATGACGCTGATGAAGGGCCTGCCCCTGGCCTACAACCGGGACATGCAGGAGGACAAGGAGCCCTTCTTCGACGCCGACCGCACCGTGAGCGACTCCCTGGCCATCATGGCGGAGATGATGAAGGTCATGGGCTTCCGGCCGGAGCGCATGCGCCAGGCCCTGAAGCTGGGCTTCCTGAACGCCACGGAGCTGGCGGACTACCTGGCGGCCAAGGGCGTGCCCTTCCGCGAGGCGCACCACGTGGCTGGCTCGGCCGTGGCCCTGGCCGAGCGCAAGGGCTGCGGCCTGGAAGACCTCACCCTGGCCGATCTGCAAGGCCTGAGCGCCGCCATCGGCCCGGATGTGGCCGAGATACTGACCTACGAGGCGGCCATGAACCGCCGCAACACCCACGGCGGCACCTCGCCCGCGCGCGTTGAGGACCAGATCGCCGCCATGCGAGCCTGGCTGGCCGAAACGGCGGGGTAG